Below is a window of Penaeus monodon isolate SGIC_2016 chromosome 13, NSTDA_Pmon_1, whole genome shotgun sequence DNA.
aaaaacaaaaataaaaaaagataaatgggataataaaaacaaaaataaaaaaaataaatgggataataaaaacgaaaataaaaaaaaataaatgggataataaaaacgaaaataaaaaaaataaatgggataataaaaacgaaaataaaaaaataaatgggataataaaaacgaaaataaaaaaataaatgggataataaaaacgaaaataaaaaaataaatgggataataaaaaacgaaaaataaaaaaataaatgggataataaaaacaaaaataaaaaaataaatgggataataaaaacgaaaataaaaagataacatatTTCCACACCTTACGTttgattttttcttaaataaaataagaatttaaaaaaatgaataaaaaggacaaaaaatatatatatattaaaaacaaaaaaaattcacaccTGACTTGAATTTTTTCTCTGAAagtcaataaataaatcaaagaaataataaatcaagaaaatgcaatatcaaaaaaaaaaaaaaaaaaaaaaaaaaaaaaaaaaaaaaaagatcattaataagtaaataaaaacagaagtcAACGGATTATaccaagataaagataaagaaagaaacgaaaaataactCTAAaggaagcaataaaaaaaaaataaacgcctTTCACACCTTGAATATTATTTGAATATCATTTACCTGTAATTcgaacaaaagtaaataaaaataaaaataaagtttttaaaaatacaaataaagaatagGCGGATTTTCACACCTACAGTTTAAAAgttctttgaatattattaaccgCAAATCgaccgaaaaaagagaaaaagaaaaaaagaaaaaagaaaagaaaagacaaaaaaaaaaaaaaaaaaaaaaaaaaaaatatatatatatatatatatatatatatatatatatatatatatatatatatatacatataagtaaaacaAGGCATATcttatttgaatattaattaccTGCAATACGAGACCGAGTCTAAAAGTAGTTCGTATGTTAATTCATATTTCCAGCCTAGATTTTGAATGTTCTTCGAATGTTTTTCAAATTTCCAACCTAGATTTTGAATGTTCTTCGAATGTTAATTCATATTTCCAGCCTAGCTTTTGAATGTTCTTCGAATGTTATTCAAATTTCCAACCTAGATTTTGAATGTTCTTcgaatgttatttatatttccaaCCTAGATTTTGAATGTTCTTcgaatgttatttatatttccaaCCTAGATTTTGAATGTTCTTCGAATGTTATTCAAATTTACAACCTAGATTTTGAATGTTCTTCGAATGTTTTTCAAATTTCCAACCTAGATTTTGAATGTTCTTCGAATGTTTTTCAAATTTCCAACCTAGATTTTGAATGTTCTTcgaatgttatttatatttccaaCCTAGCTTTTGAATGTTCTTCGAATGTTATTCAAATTTCCAACCTAGATTTTGAATGTTCTTCGAATGTTATTCATATTTCCAGCCTAGATTTTGAATGTTCTTCGAATGTTATTCAAATTTCCAACCTAGATTTTGAATGTTCTTCGAATGTTATTCATATTTCCAACCTAGATTTTGAATGTTCTTCGaatgttattcatatttacaaCCTAGCTTTTGAATGTTCTTCGAATGTTATTCAAATTTCCAACCTAGATTTTGAATGTTCTTCGAATGTTATTCATAGTTCCAGCCTAGCTTTTGAATGTTCTTCGAATGTTATTCAAATTTCCAACCTAGATTTTGAATGTTCTTCGAATGTTAATTCATATTTCCAGCCTAGCTTTTGAATGTTCTTcgaatgttatttatatttccaaCCTAGATTTTGAATGTTCTTcgaatgttatttatatttccaaCCTAGATTTTGAATGTTCTTCGAATGTGTTTCATATTTTCACAACTCGAGCCTAGAAGTTATTCGAATGTTATTCACTTTCAAACATGACACTTTCGCAACTCACCTTCCCTTGTCGAACACTTGCAACGTCTCCGCGTTGCAACCACTGTCCTCGAGCGAAAAGCGACTGCATTGCATCGTCAGTTTTGTGCCCTTCTTGCCCTGGAAAATGGCCGTTGGGTTGCATTGAAAGAGATGTTGCATGTGGGcctttttgttgttggggttgatgtggttgttgtggttgatttggtcaatgtggTAGTGGTTGATTTGGTTAGTGCGGTTAATGTGGTTGTGGTTGATTTGGTTGGTGTGGTTAATTTGGTTGTGGTTGGTGTAGTTAATGTGGTTGATTTGGTTGGTGTGGTtaatgtggttgttgtggttggtgtggttaTGATTGGTGTGGTTGTGAGGGCACTGCGTTCGGAAGGTAAAGGTTAGGCTTGTAACATTAGTTCACTTGTGGTTTCGTGTGTTCGTGTATCATGATACTTGATAATAATACACATGcgagtaggtatgtgtgtatgcgcactcaagcacacacaaaaatatgataatatcgaTACTGATAGTAAGAGtattagcaacaacaataatgctattaataatgaggtttagaaagagagagataatgagaaaaaggcgacagacagacaaacggaggcAGGgacaaagaaaggaacagagacaggcagaaagacacacttacacataaacagagataaacagacagacagacagaaaaaaaaacagacagaaaaaaacagacaaacaaagacagagagagagagacagagacacagagacagacagaaaaaagaaacagacaaacaaagacagagagagagagagagacagacagagacacagagacagacagaaaaaaagaaacagacaaacaaagacagagagagagagacagagacacagagacagacagaaaaaaagaaacaaacaaacgaagacagagagagagagagacagagacacagagacagacagatagagacagacagacagagacacagagacagacactgacaaagacagacagacagagacacagacacacacagacaagcttAGAAAGAGAGTATCACCGTTCCTCACGTACCCTAATCTTGATCTTAcacttgctcttcttcttctggtTGGTCGTGTACACCACCACCGAATCTGTTCCCAGAACGGCGTCCGTCGCTATGCACTTTCCCTTTGAGTCAGAGTCtgcaggaagagggggaaaagggactattattatgttaagtcattataattttattttattttttttttactttgagtctgtaagaaaaatatcattatattaagttattatcattatattaaatctTTTGAGTCAGAGACTGCAAGAAGAGGGGGAAACgggactattattatattaagtcattatcataatatataaaatctttttgatTTTGAGTCTGCACATATGATATCCCTATCATTGTATTAAGTCAGTTTGAATTCGAGTctgcaagaaaaaaagggaatcgtAACTATCATAATATAAGGTAATTATGATTTTGAATctgcaagaaaaaggggaaacgtgGCTAATTATAGTAAACCATTTTGATTCCGAGTCtgcaaaaatatagaaaagtatTTATTTGTTCAGTAATTTTTGTTTCGAGTTTGCAAGAAAGGGGAAACGTGATTATTAAGTAAATTTGATACTGCGTCTgcaagaggagggggaaacgtgactattattatattaagtgaTTTGATTTCGTGTctgcatgaagagaggaaaacgtGACTATTATTACATATCgtgatttttattttgaatttgcaAGAAGAGGGGAAACATGACTAATATTATGTTCACTAATTTTGATTTCGAGtgtgcaagaaaaaaagaaacgtgaatattatcatatcaaataATTGTATCTCACGTAATgtatttcttcttatcattaaatCAAATgagtgattatgatattattatttgtatattgtgtattgGAATTTTATTGATAAAGCGAGGACAAGACTCACATAAGTAAcacgaagaaagggggagagaaagatagatagatagatagatagactgtgagagagaaagaagggaggtataggaggggggagataaaaaaagagaaagagagagagagagagagagagagtgagagagagagagagagagagagagagagagagagagagagagagagagagagagagagagagagagagagagagagagagagagaaagaaagagagagagagagtgagagagagagagacaaacagacagacagacagacagaaaaaaggcgGGAATACTTACTAAACTTGGTCGTAACTTCTCCCAGGACATACgtttcctctccacttcctttctctttcttttttttatttttattcttcttatcttTGTCCTTCGTCGCGACTTTCCTTCGCGTGGTGTCGTCTAacttttttgtcatctttttgacctctttccttctctctttatttgcttcttctgttttcttcttcattttttctcccctctttctgccaaacttttctccttttccattatTTACAATCGTgtttccgttttcctttcttccttgtcctcttcctcctccttctcctcctttttctgcctttttctcttccttacgtctccttctgtctcctccaTTCCTCGattctccctcatttcctgcttttttcagtttccttattctccttctctttccttcacccttccaTTCGCCTTCATTTTCTGCTCGTCtcactctcctcattttctttcgttgtccttcattcctccatcctccttcattTTCTGCGCTTCTcactttcctcattctccttctctctccttcacccctccattctccttcattttctgctATCCTCGCCTCCCTCGTGCGCCTTTCCATCCTCTTTCGTTTTTCAATTTCGTATTTGTATTTTTCCTCGGCAGCCATTCTTCGCGTTTTCTTCGGTGCCCGTTTTCTACGCGTCGGGGATTCCCCTTCCTCGTCAAACATGTTCCAGTCATGTCGGCGGCGATTCTCAGGCTACCGTGTGAAAGGGAGTGTTAATGTGTGAATACGCATgcaagcacgtacacacacacacacacacacacacacacacacacacacacacacacacacacacacacacacacacacacacacacacacacacacactcacccactcactcactcacgcactcagccactcactcactcacttacacacaaacaaacacacacacacacacacacacataaacataagtacaaacatatacatacatacacatccctatatacacacacaaccaaaaacacagccacagatacaatcacacacacacaaaaaaaaaaaaaaaaaaaaaaaaaaacgcatcagcaTCCTACCTTATGAGGTGTCACAAACTTGGGTTCCATCCTCCTGGCCCGCCCCTTTTTCAACGCCCCTTCTCCGACGCCGCTTttccccgcccacacgcccgcgcCCTCGTCCAAAAGCGCACTCACGCCCACCAGGAGGAACGCGAGGCCGAGCAGGACAGCGCGGGGGGTCATTAACCTCAACATCTCGTTGATGAGAGGTAATTAAGAGTGATGTCACTGCTGGGAGAACACGAGGAGGCAcagttaattgtgtgtgtgtacatatatgtacacgcacgcacacatgtacgtCAGTTTGGGagaatgtatacacatgcatgtaattTATGagcagatacatatatttatgcataaatgtaAATAAGATTTACTTTTAGtaagaaagggtaaaaaatataagtagtgtgtatatggatggatgtgtgtgtgtgtgtgtgtgtgtgtgtgtgtgtgtgtgtgtgtgtgtgtgtgtgtgtgtgtgtgtgcgtatatatgtgtattatatatatatatatatatatatatatatatatatatatatatatatatatatatatacacacacgcacacacacacacacacacacacacacacacacacacaacaatatatatatatatatatatatatatatatatatatattatatatatatatatatatatatatatatatatatatatatcatatatatatatataatatatatatatatatatatatatatatatatatatatatatatatatatatatatatatacatatatataaatatatatatatatattatatatatatatatatatatgtgtgtgtgtgtgtgtgtgtgtgtgtgtgtgtgtgtgtgtgtgtgtgtgtgtgtgtgtaggtgtgtgtgtaggtgtgtgtgtctgtgtttatgtataatatatatatatatatatatatatatattatatatatatatatatatatatatatatatatatatgtatatatacacatatatataaatacttatgtgtatatgtacatatacatatatatgcacatatgtatatatacataagaatatacacacacacacacacacacacacacacacacacacacacacacaatatatatatatatatatatatatatatatatatatatatatatatatatatatatatatatatatatatatatatgatatatatatatatatatatatatatatatatatatatatatatatatatatatatatatattttttatatatatatatattatatatatatattatatatatatatatatatatatatatatatatatatatatatatatattatattatatatgtgtgtgtgtggtgtgtgtgtgtgtgtgtgtatgtatatatatatatatatatattatatatatatatatatatatatatatatatatatatatatatatatatattacttgcatgatacttaattgtagttttcatgttgtgatgctcttggagtgagtgcgtggtagggtccccagttcctttccacggagagtgccggtggtaccttttaggtaatctttctctctctatatatatatatgtatatatatatatatatatatatatatatatatatatatatatatatatatatatgtatatatttacacacacacacacacacacacacacacacacacacacacacacacacacacacacacacatatatatatatatatatatatatatatatatatatatatatatatataaaacatatatgcatatacatatatatatatatatatatatatatatatatatatatatatatatatatatatatatacatatatatatagagagagagaaagattacctaaaaggtaccaccggcactctccgtggaaaggaactggggaccctaccacgcactcactccaagagcatcacaacatgaaaactacaattaagtatcatgcaagtatatatatatatatatatat
It encodes the following:
- the LOC119580079 gene encoding eukaryotic translation initiation factor 5B-like encodes the protein MLRLMTPRAVLLGLAFLLVGVSALLDEGAGVWAGKSGVGEGALKKGRARRMEPKFVTPHKPENRRRHDWNMFDEEGESPTRRKRAPKKTRRMAAEEKYKYEIEKRKRMERRTREARIAENEGEWRGEGERRRMRKVRSAENEGGWRNEGQRKKMRRVRRAENEGEWKGEGKRRRIRKLKKAGNEGESRNGGDRRRRKEEKKAEKGGEGGGRGQGRKENGNTIVNNGKGEKFGRKRGEKMKKKTEEANKERRKEVKKMTKKLDDTTRRKVATKDKDKKNKNKKKKEKGSGEETYVLGEVTTKFNSDSKGKCIATDAVLGTDSVVVYTTNQKKKSKCKIKIRGKKGTKLTMQCSRFSLEDSGCNAETLQVFDKGSKETTKFCQDDNPGDAFSLSTNNQIQLKYKKKKFRKKDSEVSLGFVCKVAVEGSTQADLLLGNEEDCGKTFDLEIGQSAVVASTASGGSCSISLNGKSGSVLSIECPYLNFKRKCRAEDLYVEDLNGFESFRLCKGSTDLPFSVTTSRMRLTYTRDKATQWGDFVCRITAVVQFGHRRAIVSSVILETKKTKITICTIS